The Microcebus murinus isolate Inina chromosome 4, M.murinus_Inina_mat1.0, whole genome shotgun sequence genome has a segment encoding these proteins:
- the TNNT3 gene encoding troponin T, fast skeletal muscle isoform X1 — MELQALIDSHFEARKKEEEELIALKERIEKRRAERAEQQRIRAEKERERQNRLAEEKARREEEDAKRRAEDDLKKKKALSSMGANYSSYLAKADQKRGKKQTAREMKKKILAERRKPLNIDHLSDDKLRDKAKELWDTLYKLETDKFEYGEKLKRQRYDITNLRSRIDQAQKHSKKAGTPAKGKVGGRWK, encoded by the exons ATGGAGCTCCAGGCTCTCATCGACAGCCACTTCGAGGCgcggaagaaggaggaggaggagctgatCGCTCTCAAGGAGAGAATC GAGAAGCGCCGGGCGGAGAGAGCTGAGCAGCAGAGGATCCGTGCGGAGAAGGAGCGGGAACGCCAGAACCGGCTGGCG GAGGAGAAGGCCcggcgggaggaggaggacgcCAAGAGGAGAGCCGAGGACGACCTCAAGAAGAAGAAGGCCCTGTCCTCCATGGGCGCCAACTACAGCAGCTACCTGGCCAAG GCCGACCAGAAGAGAGGCAAGAAGCAGACGGCCCGGGAGATGAAGAAGAAGATCCTGGCCGAGAGACGGAAGCCGCTCAACATCGACCACCTGAGCGACGACAAGCTGAG GGACAAGGCCAAGGAGCTCTGGGACACCCTGTACAAGCTGGAGACCGACAAGTTCGAGTATGGGGAGAAGCTGAAGCGCCAGCGCTACGAC ATCACCAACCTCAGGAGCCGCATCGACCAGGCCCAGAAGCA CAGCAAGAAGGCCGGAACCCCGGCCAAAGGCAAGGTCGGCGGGCGCTGGAAGTAA
- the TNNT3 gene encoding troponin T, fast skeletal muscle isoform X2 — protein sequence MELQALIDSHFEARKKEEEELIALKERIEKRRAERAEQQRIRAEKERERQNRLAEEKARREEEDAKRRAEDDLKKKKALSSMGANYSSYLAKADQKRGKKQTAREMKKKILAERRKPLNIDHLSDDKLRDKAKELWDTLYKLETDKFEYGEKLKRQRYDIMNVRARVQMLAKFSKKAGTPAKGKVGGRWK from the exons ATGGAGCTCCAGGCTCTCATCGACAGCCACTTCGAGGCgcggaagaaggaggaggaggagctgatCGCTCTCAAGGAGAGAATC GAGAAGCGCCGGGCGGAGAGAGCTGAGCAGCAGAGGATCCGTGCGGAGAAGGAGCGGGAACGCCAGAACCGGCTGGCG GAGGAGAAGGCCcggcgggaggaggaggacgcCAAGAGGAGAGCCGAGGACGACCTCAAGAAGAAGAAGGCCCTGTCCTCCATGGGCGCCAACTACAGCAGCTACCTGGCCAAG GCCGACCAGAAGAGAGGCAAGAAGCAGACGGCCCGGGAGATGAAGAAGAAGATCCTGGCCGAGAGACGGAAGCCGCTCAACATCGACCACCTGAGCGACGACAAGCTGAG GGACAAGGCCAAGGAGCTCTGGGACACCCTGTACAAGCTGGAGACCGACAAGTTCGAGTATGGGGAGAAGCTGAAGCGCCAGCGCTACGAC ATCATGAATGTCCGGGCCAGGGTGCAGATGCTGGCCAAGTT CAGCAAGAAGGCCGGAACCCCGGCCAAAGGCAAGGTCGGCGGGCGCTGGAAGTAA
- the MRPL23 gene encoding large ribosomal subunit protein uL23m, producing the protein MARNVVYPLYQLGGPQLRVFRTNFFVQLVRPGTAQPEDTVQFRIPLQMTRVDLKNYLESIYKVPVAAVRTRVQHGCNRKRDHRNVRIKKPDYKVAYVQLAHGQTFTFPDLFPEKERSPEAGSLEEVQSKFMEDERQRQRSDPRRGGVPDWFGL; encoded by the exons ATGGCGCGGAACGTGGT GTACCCTCTGTACCAGCTGGGCGGCCCGCAGCTGCGGGTGTTCCGAACCAACTTCTTCGTCCAGCTGGTGCGGCCCGGCACGGCCCAGCCCGAAGACACCGTGCAGTTCCGGATCCCCCTGCA GATGACCAGGGTGGACCTCAAGAATTACCTGGAGAGCATCTACAAAGTGCCGGTGGCCGCCGTGCGGACGCGGGTGCAGCACG GCTGCAACAGGAAGAGGGATCACAGGAACGTCAGGATAAAGAAGCCAGATTACAAGGTCGCCTACGTGCAGCTG GCCCACGGACAGACCTTCACGTTCCCAGACCTGTTTCCCGAGAAGGAGCGCAGCCCCGAGGCCGGCTCCCTCGAGGAAGTGCAGAGCAAGTTCATGGAGGATGAGCGGCAGCGGCAGCGCAGTGACCCCCGGCGCGGCGGTGTGCCCGACTGGTTCGGCCTGTGA